In Sphaerospermopsis torques-reginae ITEP-024, the genomic window GTTAACGCAACGAGAAATGGATATTGCGGCTTCCATTCAGAAAGTCACGGAAGAAGTAGTATTACGGTTGGCGAAAAAAGTACATCAAGAATTAAAAACGGATTACTTGTGCCTCGCTGGTGGTGTAGCACTCAACTGTGTGGCCAATGGTAGATTGTTACGAGAAGGTCTGTTTCAAGATATTTGGATTCAACCAGCCGCCGGAGATGCTGGTGGTGCAGTGGGAGCAGCTTTAGCCGTTTGGCATCAATACCAAAACCAGCCGCGCAATAATCATGGTCAGGACAAAATGCGTGGTTGTTATCTTGGTCCCCAGTTTACAGAAACAGAAATTCGTAATTATCTTGACCAAATTGGAGCTAAATATCAGCACTTACAAGACCAGGAATTAATGACTAGCGTTGCAGAAATTCTCGCCCAAGAAAATGTTGTAGGATGGTTTCAAGGTCGCATGGAATTCGGTCCTCGTGCTTTAGGTAATCGTTCGATTATTGGCGACCCCCGTAGCTCGTCTATGCAATCGGTAATGAACTTGAAAATTAAATATCGTGAATCTTTCCGTCCTTTTGCTCCTTCTGTCTTAAAAGAACGAGTTTCTGATTATTTTGATTTAACCCATTCCAGTCCTTATATGTTATTAGTCGCAGATGTCAAAGAACATCTACGCTTACCTCTGACACCTGAACAACAGCAACTATTTGGGATAGAAAAGCTCAAAATCCGTCGTTCAACGATTCCCGCCATTACTCATGTCGATTACTCAGCGCGGGTGCAAACAGTGCATGAAGAAACTAATCACCGCTACTTTCAATTAATTAGTAATTTTGAACAAAAAACTGGTTGTGGTCTTTTGGTCAATACATCTTTTAATGTGCGCGGAGAACCGATTGTTTGTACTCCAGCAGATGCTTATAGGTGCTTTATGCGAACAGAGATGGATTATTTAGTCTTGGAAAATTTCCTACTAGCTAAATCAGAACAACCACCAGAAATAAAAGATAATTTACAACAAAAAGAAAAAGAAGTAGAAGTAGAAGTAGAAGTAGATGAACACGCAACCCAAGAAATACGTAAATTTGGCTTACTTACTGGTGTAGGAATTGCCCTACCACTAGGTTTAATTTGGCCTCTGATTAAACATGAGAGTCTGCCGTTATTACCTTGGATAGTTGCTAGTATATTATGGTTTTTGGCAGTCCTGAAACCAAAACTACTCCAGCCCATTCAGCAACTTGTAAAAACAATTGGTTCAACATTTGGTTGGCTCAACACACGCTTAATTCTGGGTTTTGTCTTTTATTTTTTATTAACGCCAATT contains:
- a CDS encoding SxtJ family membrane protein, producing the protein MKILGISAYYHDSAAALIIDGEIIAAAQEERFSRKKHDARFPREAIAYCLQEAVITVEDLDYVVFYEKPFITFERLLETYLAYAPQGIKSFFAAIPVWLKEKLYLKSVLKTELAKLGKSDRSLLPTLLFTEHHQAHAASAFFPSPFQQAAVICLDAVGEWASTSVWLGKDHQLIPQWEINFPHSLGMLYSAFTYYTGFKVNSGEYKLMGLASYGCPKYADLILEHLLDLKPDGTFRLNMDYFNYAVGLTMTNEKFHQLFGSPPRQPESLLTQREMDIAASIQKVTEEVVLRLAKKVHQELKTDYLCLAGGVALNCVANGRLLREGLFQDIWIQPAAGDAGGAVGAALAVWHQYQNQPRNNHGQDKMRGCYLGPQFTETEIRNYLDQIGAKYQHLQDQELMTSVAEILAQENVVGWFQGRMEFGPRALGNRSIIGDPRSSSMQSVMNLKIKYRESFRPFAPSVLKERVSDYFDLTHSSPYMLLVADVKEHLRLPLTPEQQQLFGIEKLKIRRSTIPAITHVDYSARVQTVHEETNHRYFQLISNFEQKTGCGLLVNTSFNVRGEPIVCTPADAYRCFMRTEMDYLVLENFLLAKSEQPPEIKDNLQQKEKEVEVEVEVDEHATQEIRKFGLLTGVGIALPLGLIWPLIKHESLPLLPWIVASILWFLAVLKPKLLQPIQQLVKTIGSTFGWLNTRLILGFVFYFLLTPIGLMMRLFKRDPMMRKLVSEQESYAIPNQNKPIDNMRNPF